Proteins encoded by one window of Deinococcus aquiradiocola:
- a CDS encoding DUF11 domain-containing protein encodes MIRSRFPIFSALLALAAGLGGQAGAGGTPAGTVIQNQASATADPINPGGPGLSAQSNVVQAVVSPVCSLSVTPDGSTDAPGQSVTLLPTDTATFTYVVTNTGNTTNTYTLAALVDPASAFTPGPVNLYLDANGNGQLDAAERATTVSSLTLAPDQATNVFLLAATSDASRGDAYVNVQAACPGGAPADANNVSRLRVGPPPVLNVTKTFTPALVKPGDTTTVTVVARNDGQGASRNVVLGDVLNTLAVQGLTYVPGSAAATTSGTSAGTTQVAPEYSTDLATYTSTEPAVVNAVRASVDSLSPAQALTLTFRMRAGAGAENRLITNTATATTGGVSTSGSATLDVRYQPGVALGPVGNPTAPEGTPADTQGQPFGVVGQTLCFDHTLLNTGDVTDSYTLNLTLTQGQANTTLLGPDGRPLAQPVTLQPGESVTVRVCYTPTAAGPIQATLTATGTRGTSNTTTDTVGKVEAGAPTLRKSASVTGTLKIGDSVTYTLTLNNPYTVALTAALAQDRLQNELTFVSASDNGTYDPATRTVRWNLGTLQPGETRTLTVTATVAASAQDGQTIANTFTLGSAELPAPVISNEVQNPVWSAQLVIVKTVNNLQPVYGDRLTYTLVIQNTSKVTPITNAVITDTLPTGLIYIPGTSTLAGAPYQDPQLNGQVMTWSGLSIPAAGEIRITYGIRVTPDATGDLVNTVVVKGNGGDATAIASNTATAKVKVKPLNFAPLGDIIGYVYVDRNRDGVYDQRNDLPLANARVILAGGRISLTDTEGRYHFASVPFGTQALRLDLASVPYDPLKLPQEGGLNGTQTVQVLGLTSVDFPLGPVGGDIQVLRRTTLTLGELTVQKTVYVNGDTYTVQLRLSTPAPLPGFTLRDPLPTGAVLQGPAPTFPDPLPAGDAVYTYVFTYGGERGAAVTDPSASWRY; translated from the coding sequence GTGATACGTTCCCGATTCCCGATCTTCTCCGCGCTGCTGGCGCTGGCGGCCGGCCTCGGCGGTCAAGCCGGGGCGGGCGGCACCCCGGCCGGCACGGTCATCCAGAACCAGGCGAGCGCGACCGCCGACCCCATCAACCCCGGCGGTCCCGGCCTCAGCGCGCAGTCGAACGTGGTGCAGGCCGTCGTGAGCCCCGTCTGCTCGCTGTCCGTCACGCCGGACGGCAGCACCGACGCGCCCGGCCAGAGCGTCACGCTGCTCCCCACCGACACGGCCACCTTCACGTACGTCGTCACGAACACCGGCAACACCACCAACACGTACACCCTCGCGGCCCTGGTCGATCCCGCGTCCGCCTTCACGCCCGGCCCCGTCAACCTGTACCTCGACGCGAACGGCAACGGACAGCTCGACGCGGCCGAACGCGCCACCACCGTCAGCAGCCTGACGCTCGCGCCCGACCAGGCCACGAACGTGTTCCTGCTCGCCGCGACCAGCGACGCCAGCCGCGGCGACGCCTACGTGAACGTCCAGGCGGCCTGCCCGGGCGGCGCGCCCGCCGACGCGAACAACGTCTCGCGCCTGCGCGTCGGACCGCCCCCGGTGCTGAACGTCACCAAGACCTTCACGCCCGCCCTCGTCAAGCCGGGCGACACCACCACCGTCACCGTCGTCGCCCGCAACGACGGTCAGGGCGCGTCCCGCAACGTCGTGCTCGGCGACGTGCTGAACACCCTCGCCGTGCAGGGCCTCACGTACGTGCCCGGCAGCGCCGCCGCCACCACGTCCGGCACGTCCGCCGGCACCACCCAGGTCGCGCCCGAGTACAGCACCGACCTCGCCACGTACACCAGCACCGAACCGGCCGTCGTGAACGCCGTGCGCGCCAGCGTCGACAGCCTTTCTCCCGCGCAGGCCCTCACCCTCACCTTCCGCATGCGGGCCGGTGCGGGCGCCGAGAACAGACTCATCACGAACACCGCGACCGCCACCACCGGCGGCGTCAGCACCAGCGGCAGCGCCACCCTCGACGTGCGCTACCAGCCGGGCGTCGCGCTCGGCCCGGTCGGCAACCCCACCGCGCCCGAAGGGACGCCCGCCGACACGCAGGGCCAGCCGTTCGGCGTGGTCGGCCAGACCCTCTGCTTCGACCACACCCTCCTGAACACCGGCGACGTGACCGACAGCTACACCCTGAACCTCACGCTCACGCAGGGCCAGGCGAACACCACCCTGCTCGGCCCGGACGGACGGCCGCTCGCGCAGCCCGTCACGCTCCAGCCGGGCGAGAGCGTCACCGTGCGCGTCTGCTACACCCCCACCGCCGCCGGACCCATCCAGGCGACCCTGACGGCCACCGGCACGCGCGGCACCAGCAACACCACCACCGACACAGTCGGCAAGGTCGAGGCGGGCGCCCCCACCCTCCGCAAGAGCGCCAGCGTGACCGGCACCCTCAAGATCGGGGACAGCGTCACGTACACCCTGACCCTCAACAACCCCTACACCGTCGCCCTCACCGCCGCGCTCGCCCAGGACCGCCTGCAGAACGAACTGACCTTCGTGAGCGCCTCCGACAACGGCACGTACGACCCCGCCACCCGCACCGTCCGCTGGAACCTCGGCACGCTGCAGCCCGGCGAGACGCGCACCCTGACCGTCACCGCCACCGTCGCTGCCAGCGCGCAGGACGGCCAGACCATCGCCAACACCTTCACGCTCGGCAGCGCCGAACTCCCGGCCCCCGTCATCTCCAACGAGGTCCAGAACCCCGTGTGGTCCGCGCAGCTCGTCATCGTCAAGACCGTCAACAACCTGCAGCCCGTGTACGGCGACCGCCTCACGTACACGCTCGTCATCCAGAACACCAGCAAGGTCACGCCCATCACGAACGCCGTCATCACCGACACGCTCCCCACCGGCCTGATCTACATTCCCGGCACCAGCACCCTCGCGGGCGCCCCGTACCAGGACCCGCAGCTGAACGGTCAGGTCATGACCTGGAGCGGCCTGAGCATCCCCGCCGCCGGTGAGATCCGCATCACGTACGGCATCCGCGTGACGCCCGACGCGACCGGCGACCTCGTGAACACCGTGGTCGTGAAAGGCAACGGCGGCGACGCGACCGCCATCGCCAGCAACACCGCGACCGCCAAGGTCAAGGTCAAGCCCCTGAACTTCGCGCCGCTCGGCGACATCATCGGCTACGTGTACGTGGACCGCAACCGCGACGGCGTGTACGACCAGCGCAACGACCTGCCGCTCGCCAACGCCCGCGTCATCCTCGCCGGGGGCCGCATCTCCCTCACCGACACCGAAGGCCGCTACCACTTCGCGTCCGTGCCCTTCGGCACGCAGGCCCTGCGCCTCGACCTCGCTTCCGTCCCGTACGACCCGCTGAAACTCCCGCAGGAGGGCGGCCTGAACGGCACGCAGACCGTGCAGGTGCTCGGCCTCACCAGCGTGGACTTCCCGCTCGGCCCGGTCGGCGGCGACATCCAAGTGCTGCGCCGCACCACCCTCACCCTCGGTGAGCTGACCGTCCAGAAGACCGTGTACGTGAACGGCGACACCTACACCGTGCAGCTGCGCCTGAGCACCCCCGCCCCGCTGCCCGGCTTCACCCTCCGCGACCCGCTGCCCACCGGAGCGGTCCTGCAGGGCCCCGCCCCGACCTTCCCCGACCCGCTGCCCGCCGGTGACGCCGTCTACACGTACGTCTTCACGTATGGCGGTGAGCGCGGCGCGGCCGTGACGGACCCGTCCGCGAGCTGGAGGTACTGA
- a CDS encoding vWA domain-containing protein, translating to MARLTRYSKFESELDDIDSGELMQMIQEALLGQGMNDPYDPDPNTRPSMDDLFDAILNALAEKGMIPDDMLAEAMQGGDIQESRLGQQIQRMMDKLQQDGFIRKEFEDGEGGGAGQPGDAKFNLTDKSIDFLGYKSLRDLMGGLGRSSAGAHETRDYSSGIDMMGELKNYEFGDTLNLDTTATLSNVITKGFENMDSGDLVVRQSEYSSSAATVVMLDCSHSMILYGEDRFTPAKQVALALAHLIRTQYPGDTVKFVLFHDSAEEVPISKLAQAQIGPYHTNTAGGLRLAQQLLKRENKDMKQIVMITDGKPSALTLPDGRIYKNAYGLDPYVLGATLREVAQCRRSGIQVNTFMLARDAELVGFVRRVAEMTRGKAYFTTPYNIGQYVLMDYMSNKTKMVN from the coding sequence ATGGCCCGCCTGACCCGTTACAGCAAATTCGAGAGCGAACTCGACGACATCGACTCGGGCGAACTCATGCAGATGATCCAGGAAGCGCTGCTGGGTCAGGGCATGAACGACCCCTACGACCCCGACCCCAACACGCGCCCCAGCATGGACGACCTCTTCGACGCCATCCTCAACGCCCTCGCCGAGAAAGGCATGATCCCCGACGACATGCTCGCCGAGGCCATGCAGGGCGGCGACATCCAGGAATCCCGCCTCGGGCAGCAGATCCAGCGCATGATGGACAAACTCCAGCAGGACGGCTTCATCCGCAAGGAATTCGAGGACGGCGAGGGCGGCGGGGCCGGCCAGCCGGGCGACGCGAAATTCAACCTGACCGACAAGAGCATCGACTTCCTCGGCTACAAGAGCCTGCGCGACCTGATGGGCGGCCTGGGCCGCAGCAGCGCGGGCGCGCACGAGACGCGCGACTACTCTTCAGGCATCGACATGATGGGCGAACTGAAGAACTACGAGTTCGGCGACACCCTGAACCTCGACACGACCGCCACCCTCAGCAACGTCATCACCAAGGGCTTCGAGAACATGGACAGCGGCGACCTCGTCGTGCGGCAGAGCGAGTACAGCTCCTCGGCGGCGACGGTGGTGATGCTCGACTGCTCGCACAGCATGATCCTGTACGGCGAGGACCGCTTCACGCCTGCCAAGCAGGTGGCGCTGGCCCTCGCGCACCTGATCCGCACGCAGTACCCGGGCGACACCGTGAAGTTCGTGCTGTTCCACGATTCGGCCGAGGAAGTGCCGATCAGCAAGCTGGCACAGGCGCAGATCGGGCCGTACCACACCAACACGGCGGGCGGCCTGCGTCTCGCGCAGCAGCTGCTGAAACGCGAGAACAAGGACATGAAACAGATCGTGATGATCACGGACGGGAAACCCTCGGCGCTGACGCTGCCGGACGGCCGCATCTACAAGAACGCGTACGGCCTGGACCCCTACGTGCTCGGCGCGACGCTGCGCGAGGTGGCGCAGTGCCGCCGCAGCGGTATTCAGGTGAACACCTTCATGCTGGCGCGCGACGCGGAACTCGTGGGCTTCGTGCGGCGCGTCGCGGAGATGACGCGCGGCAAGGCGTACTTCACCACGCCGTACAACATCGGGCAGTACGTCCTGATGGACTACATGAGCAACAAGACCAAGATGGTCAACTGA
- a CDS encoding M42 family metallopeptidase: MTFAATPTLDLEYTTRLLVDLLNIPSPTGYTEGAVQFIERELQRLGVPCARTPKGGLLWTVPGPGDGEVTFSAHADTLGAMVKEVRKNGRLGLTQLGGYDWTSIEGAEVQVHTQTGTFTGTVVNTRQSTHVWGAELRELKRGADTLEVRLDARTGTAAETLALGVQVGDFVSFDSCARLTPAGYVKGRHLDNKAAVAVFLGVTPVLLAAAPRCTTHFYISVYEEVGHGAASGIPGSTTELIAVDMAAIGTGQTSSEHHVTLCVKDSSGPYDHLLGNRLRAAADRAGIELRVDIYPYYGSDASAAWRSGLPCPAALIGPGVDASHAYERTHRDALRDTAELMLSHLR; encoded by the coding sequence ATGACTTTCGCGGCGACCCCCACCCTTGACCTGGAGTACACCACGCGCCTGCTGGTCGACCTGCTGAACATCCCGAGCCCCACCGGGTATACCGAGGGGGCCGTGCAGTTCATCGAGCGTGAACTGCAGCGGCTGGGCGTGCCGTGCGCCCGCACCCCGAAGGGCGGGCTGCTGTGGACGGTTCCCGGCCCGGGCGACGGCGAGGTGACGTTCAGCGCGCATGCCGACACGCTCGGCGCGATGGTCAAGGAGGTCCGCAAGAACGGCCGCCTGGGCCTCACGCAGCTCGGCGGGTACGACTGGACCAGCATCGAGGGCGCGGAAGTGCAGGTGCACACGCAGACCGGCACGTTCACCGGCACGGTCGTGAACACCCGGCAGAGCACGCACGTGTGGGGCGCGGAACTCCGTGAACTGAAACGCGGCGCGGACACCCTGGAGGTGCGCCTGGATGCCCGGACCGGCACGGCCGCCGAGACGCTCGCGCTGGGCGTGCAGGTGGGCGACTTCGTGAGCTTCGATTCCTGCGCGCGCCTCACGCCGGCCGGCTACGTCAAGGGCCGCCACCTGGACAACAAGGCCGCCGTCGCCGTGTTTCTCGGTGTGACGCCCGTTCTGCTGGCGGCCGCGCCGCGCTGCACCACACACTTCTACATCTCGGTGTACGAGGAGGTCGGGCACGGCGCGGCGAGCGGCATCCCGGGCAGCACCACCGAACTGATTGCGGTGGACATGGCGGCCATCGGGACGGGGCAGACGAGCAGCGAGCATCACGTCACCCTGTGCGTGAAGGACAGCAGCGGCCCGTACGACCACCTGCTCGGGAACCGCCTGCGGGCCGCCGCCGACCGGGCCGGGATCGAGCTGCGGGTGGACATCTACCCGTACTACGGGTCGGACGCGTCGGCCGCGTGGAGGTCCGGTCTCCCCTGCCCTGCCGCGCTGATCGGGCCGGGCGTGGACGCCAGTCATGCCTACGAGCGTACGCACCGGGACGCGCTGCGCGACACGGCGGAACTGATGCTCAGCCACCTGCGCTGA
- a CDS encoding GGDEF domain-containing protein translates to MKFTPARPAPRPRPLTLGRSSVLGAGRFVPGTPDSPETTRVKVRGYSFALLAATPGLLLILRLLVEKGAYLYAALHGTVILGAVLLFPFVILRPSRMVQAERYFAALLVVSAAGFLSMYARHPQQIIGFELLGSILLFIVAGLLLVLPPRWSLSVSLVLLLVYRLEVAHLSGQDTAGLTLSQWVNTGMFALLMVGVVMRETLAQQAERVHLLQEMALRDVLTGLLNRRGFEEAVQALRVDGRGGTLMVLDIDHFKPINDTFGHVEGDRLLEELAGVLQEQADLGDALAGPGVCGRWGGEEFVLYIPQPDPRQGLLTAERVRAEVQARTALRRPVTVSVGVSAWWPDEKLRHAFLRADEAMYAAKRAGRNRVSLAPDGAALRVSAGG, encoded by the coding sequence GTGAAGTTCACACCTGCCCGTCCAGCACCCCGTCCCAGGCCCCTGACCCTGGGCCGATCTTCCGTGCTGGGCGCGGGCCGGTTCGTGCCCGGCACGCCGGACTCCCCGGAGACGACGCGCGTCAAGGTGCGCGGGTACTCGTTCGCGCTGCTGGCGGCCACGCCGGGCCTGCTCCTGATCCTGCGCCTGCTGGTCGAAAAGGGCGCATACCTGTACGCGGCGCTGCACGGCACGGTGATCCTGGGGGCGGTGCTGCTGTTTCCCTTCGTGATCCTGCGCCCCTCGCGGATGGTGCAGGCCGAACGGTACTTCGCGGCGCTGCTGGTGGTGAGCGCTGCCGGGTTCCTGAGCATGTACGCGCGCCACCCGCAGCAGATCATCGGCTTCGAACTGCTGGGCAGCATCCTGCTGTTCATCGTGGCGGGCCTGCTGCTGGTGCTCCCGCCGCGCTGGTCGCTGAGCGTGTCGCTGGTGTTGCTGCTCGTGTACCGCCTGGAGGTCGCGCACCTGAGCGGGCAGGACACGGCGGGCCTGACGTTGTCGCAGTGGGTGAACACCGGGATGTTCGCGCTGCTGATGGTGGGCGTCGTGATGCGCGAGACGCTCGCGCAGCAGGCGGAACGCGTGCACCTGCTGCAGGAGATGGCGCTGCGCGACGTGCTGACGGGCCTGCTGAACCGCCGCGGCTTCGAGGAGGCGGTGCAGGCCCTGCGCGTGGACGGGCGTGGCGGGACGCTGATGGTGCTGGACATCGATCACTTCAAACCGATCAACGACACCTTCGGGCACGTGGAGGGCGACCGCCTGCTGGAAGAACTGGCGGGTGTCCTGCAGGAGCAGGCGGACCTGGGGGACGCGCTGGCCGGGCCGGGCGTGTGCGGCCGCTGGGGCGGCGAGGAGTTCGTGCTGTACATCCCGCAGCCGGACCCGCGGCAGGGGCTGCTGACTGCGGAGCGCGTGCGTGCCGAGGTGCAGGCGCGCACGGCCCTCAGGCGGCCTGTGACAGTCAGCGTGGGCGTGAGCGCCTGGTGGCCGGACGAGAAGCTGCGGCACGCGTTCCTGCGCGCCGACGAAGCCATGTACGCCGCGAAACGCGCGGGCCGCAACCGCGTGTCGCTCGCCCCGGACGGCGCGGCGCTGCGCGTCAGCGCAGGTGGCTGA
- a CDS encoding glutamate ligase domain-containing protein, with amino-acid sequence MTEPSPDPAASPGLPSREHAWLFAQTRQGRERGPAPARALLDRLGSPDRQFGSVRVVGTNGKGSVCAMLEAGLIAAGVRTGRFTSPHLTHFEERVRVDGREIPPARTVQFVRWAQRHAGNAAFFDLSLALAAQVFAQAGVQLAVMEAGVGGESDATHALFGVRAVLLSNVALDHTATLGETVTEIARDKACAALPGVPFLTTAVGEALDVVRRVTTETGAPLYTPGTHPDLFALPRPPRLPGPHQASNAALAVAALRVLNHGDGTDASLNADWPARLQRFRVAGRTVLLDGAHNPAAAAALALAVPRADVLLFGSLARKDSAATLTALLPVAPTRVLTHPSPHPPQADLHALAAWSGAHVLQDPHAAYAHALALTPPGGTLLVAGSLYLAGTLLPTLTDST; translated from the coding sequence GTGACCGAGCCGTCCCCCGACCCTGCAGCGTCCCCCGGCCTGCCGTCCCGCGAGCACGCGTGGCTGTTCGCGCAGACCCGTCAGGGCCGCGAGCGTGGCCCCGCGCCCGCCCGCGCCCTGCTGGACCGGCTCGGCTCGCCGGACCGGCAGTTCGGGAGTGTGCGGGTCGTCGGGACGAACGGCAAGGGCAGCGTGTGCGCCATGCTGGAGGCGGGCCTGATCGCGGCGGGCGTGCGGACGGGCCGCTTCACCAGTCCGCACCTCACGCACTTCGAGGAGCGCGTCCGGGTGGACGGCCGCGAGATTCCGCCCGCCCGGACCGTGCAGTTCGTGCGGTGGGCGCAGCGGCACGCGGGCAACGCCGCCTTCTTCGACCTCTCGCTCGCGCTGGCGGCGCAGGTGTTCGCGCAGGCGGGCGTGCAGCTCGCCGTGATGGAGGCCGGAGTGGGCGGCGAGAGCGACGCCACGCACGCCCTGTTCGGGGTGCGGGCCGTGCTGCTCAGCAACGTCGCCCTCGACCACACCGCGACCCTCGGGGAGACCGTCACCGAGATCGCGCGGGACAAGGCGTGCGCCGCCCTGCCCGGCGTGCCGTTCCTGACCACCGCGGTGGGTGAGGCGCTGGACGTGGTGCGCCGCGTCACCACCGAAACGGGCGCGCCGCTGTACACGCCCGGCACGCACCCGGACCTGTTCGCGCTCCCGCGCCCGCCGCGCCTGCCCGGACCGCACCAGGCGAGCAACGCCGCGCTCGCCGTCGCCGCGCTGCGCGTCCTGAACCACGGGGACGGCACGGACGCCTCCCTGAACGCCGACTGGCCCGCCCGCCTGCAGCGCTTCCGGGTGGCGGGCCGCACCGTGCTGCTCGACGGGGCACACAACCCCGCCGCGGCCGCCGCACTCGCCCTGGCCGTCCCGCGCGCCGACGTGCTGCTCTTCGGGAGTCTGGCCCGCAAGGACAGCGCTGCCACCCTCACGGCCCTGCTGCCGGTCGCGCCCACCCGCGTCCTCACGCACCCCAGCCCGCACCCGCCGCAGGCGGACCTGCACGCCCTCGCCGCGTGGAGCGGCGCGCACGTCCTGCAGGACCCGCACGCCGCGTACGCGCACGCCCTCGCGCTCACCCCGCCGGGCGGAACGCTGCTCGTCGCGGGCAGCCTGTACCTCGCCGGGACGCTCCTGCCGACCCTGACCGACAGCACTTGA
- the purE gene encoding 5-(carboxyamino)imidazole ribonucleotide mutase, whose amino-acid sequence MSDQAAGSVQVGVVMGSRSDYDTMNGTLDVLRQLGVMYEVRVLSAHRTPDLLASYAARAERLNFTAIIAGAGGAAHLPGMLAAFTRVPVLGVPVQSRALSGQDSLLSIVQMPAGVPVATFAIGAAGAKNAALFAAAMIATHAPDVRGRLDAFRAAQTRAVLDDPYFDGQPQAGEA is encoded by the coding sequence ATGAGCGATCAGGCAGCAGGTTCGGTGCAGGTGGGTGTGGTGATGGGCAGCCGCAGCGATTACGACACGATGAACGGCACGCTGGACGTGCTGCGGCAGCTGGGCGTGATGTACGAGGTGCGCGTGCTGTCCGCGCACCGCACGCCGGACCTGCTCGCGAGCTACGCGGCGCGGGCCGAGCGCCTGAACTTCACGGCGATCATCGCGGGCGCGGGCGGCGCGGCGCACCTGCCGGGCATGCTGGCCGCCTTCACGCGCGTGCCGGTGCTGGGCGTGCCGGTGCAGTCGCGCGCGCTGAGTGGACAGGACAGCCTGCTGAGCATCGTGCAGATGCCCGCGGGCGTGCCGGTCGCGACCTTCGCGATCGGCGCGGCAGGCGCGAAGAACGCCGCCCTGTTCGCCGCCGCCATGATCGCCACGCACGCCCCGGACGTCCGAGGGCGGCTGGACGCGTTCCGGGCCGCGCAGACGCGCGCCGTGCTGGACGACCCGTACTTCGACGGGCAGCCGCAGGCGGGCGAAGCGTGA
- the purK gene encoding 5-(carboxyamino)imidazole ribonucleotide synthase, whose translation MTRPRTDDRLHGTPRERTLGILGGGQLAQMLAAAALPLGVRCVVLEPDAQAPARLNAEHLHAAYTDAAGLERLRACDAVTLEFENVPVDATTQLDGRVPLRPAPGVLHLSKHRAREKAALTAAGAGVAPYRSIETPGDLPGALDAVGGHGILKTSELGYDGKGQVRVQPGDDLHAAWTALGSVPCVLEGLVPFVREVSLGVARGPDGTLSFGPLVENEHREGILRRSVFPASSSPDTALQARTLARAVAEAWNVTGFITLEFFELQDGTLLVNEVAPRVHNSGHLTQDGGGVSQFEVAVRAALGFPLQDFQPLLPCAMVNILGWPEGPGTDRQEPDWDALDRIPGTHLHLYHKTNKPGRKLGHVNVVGHTREELLQRVKTVERTLESYQS comes from the coding sequence GTGACGCGCCCCCGCACGGACGACCGCCTGCACGGCACGCCGCGCGAACGGACGCTCGGCATCCTGGGCGGCGGGCAGCTCGCGCAGATGCTCGCCGCGGCCGCCCTGCCGCTCGGCGTGCGCTGCGTGGTGCTGGAACCGGACGCGCAGGCCCCCGCCCGCCTGAACGCCGAGCACCTGCACGCCGCGTACACCGACGCGGCCGGACTGGAACGCCTGCGCGCCTGCGACGCCGTGACGCTGGAGTTCGAGAACGTCCCGGTGGACGCCACCACGCAGCTGGATGGCCGCGTGCCGCTGCGGCCCGCGCCGGGCGTGCTGCACCTCAGCAAGCACCGCGCGCGCGAGAAGGCCGCCCTCACAGCCGCCGGGGCGGGCGTCGCTCCGTACCGCAGCATCGAGACGCCGGGCGACCTGCCGGGCGCGCTGGACGCCGTGGGCGGGCACGGCATCCTGAAGACCTCCGAACTGGGGTACGACGGCAAAGGACAGGTGCGCGTGCAGCCCGGCGACGACCTGCACGCCGCGTGGACCGCGCTGGGCAGTGTGCCGTGCGTGCTGGAGGGCCTCGTGCCCTTCGTGCGCGAGGTGAGCCTGGGTGTCGCGCGCGGCCCGGACGGCACGCTGAGCTTCGGGCCGCTCGTCGAGAACGAACACCGGGAAGGCATCCTGCGCCGCAGCGTGTTCCCCGCCAGCAGCAGCCCGGACACCGCCCTTCAGGCGCGCACCCTGGCGCGCGCCGTGGCCGAAGCGTGGAACGTCACGGGCTTCATCACGCTGGAATTCTTCGAACTGCAGGACGGTACGCTCCTCGTCAACGAGGTCGCGCCACGCGTGCACAACAGCGGCCACCTCACGCAGGACGGCGGCGGCGTGAGCCAGTTCGAGGTGGCCGTCCGCGCCGCTCTGGGCTTCCCGCTGCAGGACTTCCAGCCGCTCCTGCCGTGTGCGATGGTCAACATCCTCGGCTGGCCGGAAGGGCCGGGCACCGACCGACAGGAGCCCGACTGGGACGCCCTGGACCGCATTCCCGGTACGCACCTGCACCTGTACCACAAGACCAACAAGCCCGGCCGCAAGCTGGGGCATGTGAACGTGGTCGGACACACGCGGGAAGAGTTGCTGCAGCGGGTGAAGACGGTAGAAAGAACGCTAGAATCTTACCAAAGTTGA
- a CDS encoding ORC-CDC6 family AAA ATPase, giving the protein MDDMLFRTEDIQDEDIFKYYVETQRDIEIVTQLKSKTPVILVGSRGVGKSFLMRVAEQEMLRDFEVDRVFPIYLTFHRSSLLRTNSDEQFKNWMMSHICNRLLRTIRRKGFALTGEVIEVFAGGKTREDDIEDAPIVKLSKAFDESWRSSDAIDSSAVPSIDEFKDAIQDLCEQINAKRIVILIDEAAHILVPAQQRIFFSLFRDLRSPYLGIKAAVYPGATYYGESFQASHDATFVKLIRDIKDASYVSNMKAMIIKQIENPVTLSNIESRGDQFSILAYAASGNPRSLIKSLGLLGNITSRSVENTIRTFYRDMIWADHQNLAEKFPPLAEIIDWSREFIDAAVIPDLLDKSSRYITLEKDTTCYFWVAKDIPATAKEGLRLLEYTGVIFEDAVGLIATRRKVGTRYRVNLGCMFAKTSNSSLNYLDLARNVTPKRMMEITSSHPLMEEAAQINVSSEPDNNQILNLHLDKSIEVLDLTEFQKDRLRSIKIETVYDLLNATHEQLQKAHLVGEVRSRRMRDSAITSLFEYLSG; this is encoded by the coding sequence ATGGATGATATGCTTTTCCGCACAGAAGATATTCAGGATGAGGACATCTTCAAATATTATGTCGAGACCCAGCGAGACATAGAAATCGTAACACAGTTAAAATCAAAAACTCCAGTAATCCTTGTCGGTAGTAGGGGAGTAGGGAAATCTTTTTTAATGAGAGTTGCAGAACAAGAGATGTTAAGGGATTTTGAAGTAGATAGAGTTTTCCCAATATACCTCACTTTCCACCGCAGCTCATTGCTCAGAACAAATTCGGATGAGCAGTTTAAAAACTGGATGATGTCGCATATCTGTAACAGATTGTTGCGTACAATAAGAAGAAAAGGATTTGCCCTGACCGGCGAAGTGATTGAAGTATTTGCAGGCGGTAAAACGAGAGAGGATGACATAGAGGACGCACCAATAGTAAAGCTCTCAAAAGCATTTGATGAATCTTGGCGTAGTTCTGACGCTATAGACTCCTCTGCAGTTCCTAGCATTGATGAGTTTAAAGATGCAATCCAAGATTTATGTGAACAAATAAATGCCAAAAGAATAGTAATTCTCATAGATGAAGCTGCTCACATATTGGTGCCTGCTCAACAAAGGATTTTCTTTTCGTTGTTTAGAGATTTGAGATCGCCTTACCTAGGTATAAAAGCTGCGGTTTATCCGGGAGCTACGTACTATGGCGAGTCTTTTCAAGCTTCTCATGATGCTACTTTTGTGAAGTTGATTCGGGACATAAAAGATGCTTCATATGTGTCAAATATGAAAGCTATGATAATAAAACAGATAGAAAATCCTGTAACTTTGTCAAATATAGAAAGCAGAGGAGATCAATTTAGCATATTGGCATATGCTGCCAGCGGGAACCCAAGATCTTTGATAAAATCTCTAGGTCTTTTAGGAAATATAACTTCGCGAAGTGTTGAAAACACTATTAGAACGTTTTATAGAGATATGATTTGGGCTGACCACCAGAACTTGGCAGAGAAATTCCCACCACTAGCTGAGATTATTGATTGGAGCCGAGAATTTATAGATGCTGCTGTAATACCTGACTTGTTAGATAAAAGTAGTCGATATATTACTTTAGAAAAAGATACCACTTGTTATTTCTGGGTAGCAAAAGATATACCAGCCACGGCAAAAGAGGGTTTAAGATTATTAGAGTATACAGGAGTAATATTCGAAGATGCTGTTGGTCTGATAGCTACAAGGAGGAAGGTAGGAACGAGATATAGAGTGAATTTGGGCTGTATGTTTGCAAAAACTTCTAATTCTTCATTAAATTATCTAGATTTGGCGCGCAATGTTACGCCCAAAAGAATGATGGAGATTACCTCCTCGCACCCATTAATGGAAGAAGCTGCTCAAATTAACGTCTCATCTGAGCCTGATAACAATCAAATTTTGAATCTTCATTTAGATAAATCTATTGAAGTTCTGGATCTGACGGAATTTCAGAAAGATCGCCTGAGGTCTATAAAAATAGAAACAGTTTATGATCTTCTGAATGCCACTCATGAACAACTGCAAAAAGCGCATCTAGTTGGAGAGGTACGTTCTAGGAGAATGAGAGATTCGGCGATAACGAGTCTCTTTGAATATCTCTCGGGTTGA